A stretch of the Pseudorasbora parva isolate DD20220531a chromosome 13, ASM2467924v1, whole genome shotgun sequence genome encodes the following:
- the LOC137038103 gene encoding serine/threonine-protein kinase pim-2-like has protein sequence MKILISENPPGCGKWKRIRSFFTRVWKALKSPVCCCLSSAVDVVEPFSPDPEPSSSASDHSAVKPNDESFESLYNVGAMLGSGGFGSVYKGTRKSDGKKVAIKQLSKIENNRYLYIPGHPKPLVTEVALLLMMRRKPISPLIIQLYEWFEHPGKFTLVMEFPEPCMSLRDYIVRKPIYEPTARFIMRQALLAVQVCIEHGVFHNDIHAQNFLVNERTLELKLIDFGCGQLFSNDGYESKTYIGLPYYYPPEVLTEPRFHAIPANVWALGVLLYTMVHVSHPFANSEDIRRAKIPFMYYNLSKRNNILAVLGGGLELET, from the exons ATGAAAATCTTAATTTCAGAAAATCCTCCAGGATGTGGGAAATGGAAAAGAATTCGTTCTTTCTTCACGAGGGTATGGAAGGCTCTGAAGAGTCCTGTCTGCTGCTGTCTCAGTAGTGCTGTGGATGTTGTGGAGCCTTTTTCCCCTGATCCTGAGCCATCATCATCTGCGTCAGATCACTCCGCCGTCAAGCCAAATGATG aGTCTTTTGAGTCTCTCTATAATGTGGGAGCGATGCTTGGATCCGGAGGATTTGGCAGCGTGTACAAGGGAACACGCAAATCTGATGGCAAAAAG GTTGCCATCAAGCAGTTAAGCAAGATTGAAAACAATCGTTATCTTTATATT CCTGGGCATCCCAAACCTCTCGTTACAGAAGTGgcgctgctgctgatgatgaggCGAAAACCCATAAGCCCGCTCATCATACAGCTCTACGAGTGGTTTGAACATCCTGGAAAATTCACTCTTGTTATGGAGTTCCCCGAGCCTTGCATGAGCTTGCGGGACTACATCGTTCGCAAACCCATCTATGAACCCACAGCACGGTTCATCATGCGACAGGCTCTGCTGGCAGTACAGGTCTGCATCGAGCATGGTGTTTTTCATAATGACATTCATGCGCAGAATTTCCTCGTAAATGAAAGGACGTTGGAGCTCAAGCTGATCGACTTTGGCTGCGGTCAGCTATTTAGTAATGATGGCTACGAGAGCAAAACATACATTG GACTGCCGTATTACTATCCACCTGAAGTCTTAACAGAACCTCGTTTCCACGCCATACCAGCAAATGTCTGGGCTCTAGGAGTGCTGTTGTACACTATGGTGCACGTATCTCATCCTTTTGCCAATTCGGAAGATATCAGACGAGCCAAAATTCCATTTATGTACTACAACTTATCCAAAC GAAACAACATACTTGCTGTCCTTGGTGGAGGGCTTGAGCTCGAGACTTGA